From Lolium perenne isolate Kyuss_39 chromosome 5, Kyuss_2.0, whole genome shotgun sequence, a single genomic window includes:
- the LOC127299780 gene encoding pentatricopeptide repeat-containing protein At5g04780, mitochondrial: MGFRFNYPAIYKPKKAPSVVCSGLYLAARFFCSKWSHNNSLKDEWLARIDRNSIDVFALHERMQLCAKRRSLLVGKSCHGLAVQLGLVADTLTCNILINLYTKCGQNDCARYVFDAMLVRSIVSWNTMIAGYTRSGEDVQALKLFSRMHREGTPLSEFTLSSTICACAAKYAINECRQLHTVALKLALDSNSFVGTAILDVYAKCNMIKDACWVFEKMPDKTGVTWSSLFAGYVQNGLHEEALSLFRSAQREEVELTEFTLSAVISACASLASKIEGTQLHSVSVKCGFHGNLFVAASLVDLYARCGQIEKAYAVFAYMEHKNVVIWNAMIAGFSRHAHSWEAMILFEKMHQLELFPNEVTYLSVLSVCSHAGLVEEGRHYFNLLMSDQTVEPNVLHYSCMVDVLGRSGKTDEAWELLHKMPFEPTASMWGSLLGSCRNYTNSRLARIAAEQLFQLEPDNGGNHVLLSNVYAASGNWENVAMSRKYLKDSGAKKEPGRSWIEAKGKIHVFVVGERKHPEIRDIHNKLEEIYDDMRKIARRTKIECDLHDVHDDQKEELLKYHSEKLALAFGLICLLPNMPIIIHKNLRICGDCHSFMKVAAHITERLVIVRDTNRFHHFKNGSCSCGDFW; encoded by the coding sequence ATGGGATTTCGGTTTAACTACCCTGCCATTTACAAGCCTAAGAAGGCTCCGAGTGTAGTATGCTCTGGACTGTACCTCGCTGCTCGTTTCTTCTGTAGCAAGTGGAGCCATAACAATTCTCTGAAGGATGAATGGCTTGCTAGGATTGACAGGAATTCGATTGATGTGTTTGCGCTCCATGAACGTATGCAACTATGTGCCAAGAGGAGGTCCCTCTTGGTTGGGAAAAGCTGCCATGGGTTGGCCGTTCAACTTGGTCTGGTTGCAGATACTCTCACCTGCAATATTCTTATCAACCTGTACACGAAATGTGGCCAGAATGATTGCGCTCGTTATGTTTTTGATGCAATGCTTGTCAGAAGCATAGTCTCGTGGAATACCATGATTGCTGGATATACTCGCAGCGGAGAGGATGTACAAGCTCTCAAGCTTTTTTCAAGAATGCACCGGGAAGGGACACCGCTGAGTGAATTTACTTTATCCAGCACAATCTGTGCATGTGCTGCAAAATATGCTATCAATGAATGCCGACAATTACACACTGTTGCACTCAAACTTGCACTGGACTCCAATAGCTTTGTTGGAACAGCAATTCTAGATGTTTATGCAAAATGTAATATGATTAAGGATGCCTGCTGGGTTTTTGAGAAGATGCCTGATAAGACTGGAGTTACATGGAGTTCATTGTTCGCAGGATATGTGCAGAATGGCCTTCACGAAGAAGCATTGTCTTTATTTCGGAGTGCCCAAAGGGAAGAAGTAGAATTGACTGAATTCACTCTTTCTGCTGTCATTAGCGCTTGCGCAAGCTTAGCATCAAAAATTGAAGGGACACAACTGCATTCAGTTAGCGTGAAATGTGGTTTTCATGGGAACTTGTTTGTGGCAGCATCCCTTGTGGATTTATATGCAAGGTGCGGTCAGATTGAAAAAGCTTATGCAGTATTCGCttacatggaacataagaatgttgtcatATGGAATGCAATGATTGCTGGTTTTTCGAGGCATGCCCATTCTTGGGAAGCTATGATTCTGTTTGAGAAAATGCACCAGTTAGAGCTTTTTCCGAACGAAGTGACCTATCTTTCCGTGTTATCTGTGTGCAGTCATGCAGGTCTAGTTGAAGAGGGTCGTCACTACTTTAACCTGCTAATGTCTGATCAGACTGTTGAACCTAATGTCCTTCACTATTCTTGCATGGTTGATGTTCTGGGACGATCTGGGAAGACTGATGAGGCGTGGGAACTGCTTCACAAAATGCCATTTGAACCAACTGCCTCTATGTGGGGATCTTTGCTTGGGTCATGCAGGAACTACACTAACAGTAGACTAGCCAGAATAGCAGCTGAGCAGCTTTTCCAACTTGAGCCTGACAATGGAGGGAATCATGTTTTGCTCTCAAATGTATATGCTGCCAGCGGGAACTGGGAAAATGTTGCGATGTCAAGGAAATATTTGAAGGATAGTGGTGCAAAGAAAGAACCAGGCAGGAGTTGGATTGAGGCAAAGGGAAAAATTCatgtctttgttgttggagagAGAAAGCATCCAGAAATCAGAGATATACATAATAAGTTGGAGGAAATCTATGATGATATGAGAAAAATTGCTCGCAGAACCAAAATAGAATGTGATCTGCATGATGTTCATGACGACCAAAAAGAGGAGCTGCTTAAATACCATAGCGAGAAGTTAGCACTTGCTTTTGGTTTAATTTGCTTGCTTCCTAATATGCCAATAATAATACACAAGAACCTTAGGATCTGCGGAGACTGTCATTCGTTCATGAAGGTTGCAGCCCATATTACCGAACGTCTAGTCATTGTCAGAGATACCAATAGATTTCACCACTTTAAGAATGGCTCATGTTCTTGTGGGGACTTTTGGTGA
- the LOC127299782 gene encoding B3 domain-containing protein Os11g0156000 encodes MAMHPLSQGHPQAWPWGVAMYTNLHYHHQYEREHLFEKPLTPSDVGKLNRLVIPKQHAERYFPLNGGDSPGEKDLLLSFEDEAGKPWRFRYSYWTSSQSYVLTKGWSRYVKEKQLEAGDVVHFERVRGLGTGDRLFIGCRRRGESAPPPPVRVPPPALSAGEQQPWSPMCYSTSGSYPTSPANSYAYRRSVEQDHSDMLHAGESQREADAKSSSMASAPPSRHLRLFGVNLDCGPEPEAEATTPMYDYTHQSPYAAVAMVPTYWGSS; translated from the exons ATGGCCATGCACCCTCTCTCCCAGGGGCACCCACAGGCCTGGCCATGGGGGGTAGCCATGTACACGAACCTGCACTACCACCACCAGTACGAGAGGGAGCACCTGTTTGAGAAGCCCTTGACGCCCAGTGATGTGGGCAAGCTCAACAGGCTGGTGATTCCCAAGCAGCACGCGGAGAGGTACTTCCCCCTGAACGGCGGTGACTCCCCCGGCGAGAAGGACCTGCTCCTGTCCTTCGAGGATGAGGCCGGCAAGCCATGGCGATTCCGGTACTCGTACTGGACGAGCAGCCAGAGCTACGTGCTCACCAAGGGCTGGAGCCGGTACGTCAAGGAGAAGCAACTCGAAGCAGGAGACGTCGTGCACTTCGAGAGGGTGCGCGGTCTTGGCACCGGCGACCGGCTCTTCATCGGCTGCAGGCGCCGTGGCGAGAGCGCGCCGCCACCGCCTGTGCGTGTACCTCCACCAGCTCTGAGCGCCGGGGAGCAGCAGCCTTGGAGCCCGATGTGCTACAGCACGTCGGGATCATACCCTACCAGCCCTGCCAACTCCTACGCCTATCGCCGCTCGGTGGAGCAAGATCACAGCGACATGCTGCATGCAG GTGAGTCGCAGAGAGAGGCAGACGCCAAGAGCAGCAGTATGGCATCAGCGCCGCCGTCGAGACATCTCCGGCTGTTCGGCGTCAACCTCGACTGCGGTCCGGAGCCAGAGGCAGAAGCAACGACGCCAATGTATGACTACACCCACCAGAGCCCCTACGCTGCAGTGGCCATGGTGCCAACTTACTG GGGCAGTTCATAA